TTTGACAACCACGTTGTACGACTGCAGGCCGTTCGACGGCGTAGTCGTCGAGTCGCGCATCGCCACGAGAAACTGCGCAGTGAGTCCGTGCCACGCCGGCGTGAACCACGTGATCGCATTGCTCGCGCGCACCGACACGTCGTCGAAGTCGTTCAGCGGCGACGCGATCGACTTCGCAGCCAGCGGATCGATTTCGCCGTCGAGATACTGATATTGCGGCTTCTTCTGCCGGCCGATCCTCAATTCGCCGAAGCGCCCGGACATGCCGACCCATGCGAGGCGATTGAAGGCATCCGCCGAATTCTGCGGTGCGCCGTTGACCGCCGAAAAACCTTGCTCCAGCTGGAAGTTCACCCGGAGCCCGCCGCCGAGGTCTTCGTGTCCAACGAACCCGTAGACGGTCGCGAAGAGCCCGCCCGACGATGCGCGGACAACGTGTCCCGCACCACCGCTCTGATATTCGATGCCGTTATCGACGACGCCATAGAGCGTGACCGACGACTGCGCGTGAGCGGCCTGATACGCGCACGCCGACAGCATGACGACTGCTGCGAGAGAAGTCCTTTTCATTTGTCTCCGTCTGTTTTTTTTCGGCCTGGCTGCGCTTCGCGAACCGGGCAATGCGAGCGTTCGTTGTTGTGTACGGCGGATGATAGAAACCTCGCACGATCCAAGTCTCTGTAGAAACGATGCTTTCGCTGGTACTTTTTTTCGGGGTGCGTTACCGCGCTCGCGAAAAGTGCCAGCGAATCTGCAATTTTTGTAGGGACGGCGCCTTGCCCTGTGCCTATCGTTCTGTCTGCAAGCCGATCGCCGGCGCTGGCATTTCCGCTTCAGCCAACGGCGACGGTCCACCATGCGGAGACGATGTTGATCAGGAAAGTCCCTCTCAAGATTGCAATCGCGGAATATCCGCATACGGCGGCGATCCGTAACGGCTCGATTCCGATCGAAGGCGTGCAGGCCGAATTCGTGACGGTCAAACCGCAGATCGGCGCATTCCGACGGATGGTGCGCGACGTCGAATTCGACGTGTGCGAGCTCGCGCCAACTACTTACCTCATTGCGCGCGCGTTCGGAGCGCCGTTCGTCGCGTTGCCGGTTTTCGTCACGCGTACGTTCCATCATGGCGGGCTGCTCGTGCGCCCGGACGCGAATGTCCGCACGCCGAACGACCTGGAAGGCAAGAAAGTGGGCGTGCGGGCGTACTCGGTGACGACCGGCGTATGGACCCGGCAGGTCCTGATCGACGAATACGGCGTCGACGTGTCGAAGGTCACGTGGGTCGTCGACGACGAGGAGCATGTGACGCAGTTGAAGCTGCCGCCGAACGTCGTCCACGCGGCAAACGGTACGTCGCTCGCCGACATGATGGCGAGCGGCGAGCTCGCGGCCGGCTTTGCCGCGGCGGTGGGCATCGGCCGCACCGGCAATCCGACCGGCGGCTGGAAGGAGGTGGAGGCGGATTACCCGGAGCTGTTCCCGAACGCACGTGAACTGGAGGCGGACTACTACGCGTGCACTGGCATCTATCCGATGCACGGCACGATCGTCGTGAAGGACTCCGTACTTGGCGAGCACCCGTGGATTGCAAAGTCGCTATATGACGCGTTCGCTCAGGCAAAAAAGGAATGGCTTGCGCGTCTCGATGCGGGCGAAGTCGCCGGTCCGAGCGACAACAAGTACCTGCGTATGCGCGAGATCGTCGGGCACGACCCGCTGCCGTACGGGCTGCACGACAACATCAAGACTATCGAGGCGCTCGAAGCGACGGCGTTCAAGCAGGGGCTGACGCCGCGGCGCATGTCGATTGACGAGCTGTTCGTCGACCCGCAAGCGTAACGCACCCCGGAGACCGGCATGGTCTCTTCGGTAAGACGGCAAGGCAGCCGCACCCGGCGCAGATTCGAGCCGGAACGTTGGCAAGTGGTCCGGCGCGCGCATTGCTCATCTCGCCGGACGCGTAGCAATGCAGGGCGAACCATGAAGACAAGGCAGATGGAGACAGCAAAACCAGGGCACCGCAGCGGTTCGAACCATTGGTTCATCCTCGGGCTCCTTGCACTCGGCGTACTGATTTCGTTCGTCGATCGCAGCAGCATTTCGAGCGCATTGGCAGATGCGAGTTTCGTGACGCGATTTTCGCTGACGAGTATCGATCGCGGGTGGATCAATGCAGCGTTCTTCTGGTCCTACGGCCTGTTCCAGGTACCGATGGGCTGGGTAGCCGACCGCTACGGCGTGAAGTGGCCGTATGCAATCTGCTTTGCGCTGTGGTGCATCGCGACTGCGCTCACGGGTGCCGTGTCGACGCTCGCAGGCCTTGTCGTGATGCGGCTCGTGATTGGTGTGGCCGAAGCGATCGTGATTCCGGCGAGCTACCGCTGGATTCGCAATAACTTTGACGAACGCCGCAACGGGCTCGCGGTCGGGCTGCTTGCGATGGGCAATAAGCTCGGGCCGGCGATCGGCGCGCCGGTAGCCGCGTGGGTGATCGTCGCGTGGTCGTGGAAGGCGATGTTCGTCGCGACAGGGTTGCTGGGATTGTTGTGGCTCGCGCCGTGGTTGCTGCTCGTGCGAAACGACCTGCCGAGCCGCGAGTCGCTGAGGCACGCCCGCCGTACGGCGCGCTCGGTATCGCTCGGCAGCGTTCTTGCAAGTCCGGTCGTGTGGGGCGGCATGATCACGAACTTCTGCTACGGCTACTTTACGTTCTATTCCATGACGTGGATGCCCGCGTACCTCGTCGAGCAGCGCGGACTGTCGCTTGCGCAGTCGGGGCTCTACACGTTCTTCAGCTTCGTCGGCATCGCGGTCGTCGCCGCGCTGGCCGGGTGGGCCGCGGATCTCGTAATTGCGCGCGGCGGCAACCCGCTCGTCGTACGCAAGAGCTTCACGATCGCCGGCTTCTGCGGCGGCAGCACCGTACTGCTCGGCGCGTACGCGCATTCGCTCGACATGGCGCTGTTCTGGAACGTGCTGTCGCTGTCGTTGCTCGGCTTCACAACTGCAAACAATCTCGTGCTGTCGCGGCTCACGCTGATTCCGCGCGAAGCGATCGGACTCGTGACCGGCGTGCAGCAGGTCGCGACGAGCCTTGCCGGCGGCGTCGCGGCGAGTCTGTCCGGGTGGCTTCTGCACGTCAGCAACAGCTACGACCTGCCGATGATGGTGATCCTCGTGTTCTTGCTGATCGGCGCAGTCGCGACGCTGACGCTGTTTCGCCCTGAATGGGCGCCGAAGGTCAGCATGGCGCCGCGCCCGTTGCGCGAGGCGTAACCGTCGCCGACCACAGGAATTTTTCCGGATTTCCTTTCGGATAAACGTAACGGCGGGTGATCCCGCGGTATTGGACTGGATATTTCATACATGGCGAAAATCGTATTCGGGATGGCGGTGCCCCATAGCGGCATGCTGGGGCAGGCGCCGGAGGACTGGCTCAAGAACGGCGAACGCGACCGCGCGAACCCTGAATTGTGGTTCCGTAACCGGACATGGACCTATCCCGAACTCGAAGCGCATCGCGGTGCCGCGTTCGAGCCGTATCTGACGCTCGAGGAGCGCCGCGCGCGTGCGGCGCGCTGCCGGGCGGCGCTCGACGCGATGGCCGCTGCGTATCGCGACGCACGCATCGACGTCGCGATCATCCTCGGCAAGGACCAGAAGGAAATCTTCACGCATCAGTCGCCGTCGATTGCGATCTACAGCGGCGCTGAAGTGCATAACGGGCCGCCCCAGCGTGCGGTCTATGCGCCGGATCGGCACGTCACACACCGCTGTCATCCGCAACTCGCCGCCTGGCTCATCGAACGGTTTCAGCGCGAGGGCTTCGACCTCACCGACCTGTTCGCATGGCCCGACAATGTATGGATGAAGCCGTTGCCCGACTATCCCGTGGTACCGCACGCATACAGCTTCGTGTACCACCAGATCATGAGCGACGATCCGCCGCCTCACGTACCGGTGCTGATGAACTGCTTCTATCCGCCGACCCAACCGTCGATGTCGCGCTGTATCGCATTCGGCGACGTGCTGCGCGACGCGCTGAACGCGTGGCCGGAGGACGTGCGGATCGGCATTTTCGCGTCCGGCGGCCTGTCGCATTTCGTGAACGACGAGGAGTTCGACCACCGAATCCTGAAAATGCTCGCCGACTACGACTACGACGGCCTTGCGGCGATCGACAACCGTGCGTATCAGTCCGGCACGTCCGAAATCAAGCTCTATGCGAGCGTGATGAAAGCGATGGAAAAGACCGGCGCCCCGATGACGCTGGTCGACTACGTTCCGTGCTGGCGTACACCGGCCGGCACCGGCGAGGGAATGGGCTTCATGTACTGGCGCGCAGCCGACTGAGCCGCCGGCATTCATGTCGACGAGAGAAACGTCGTTTGCCGGCACTCGCACGTTGCCGGACGATGCAGACCGATGTGATCCTCACTACAAAATGGAGACGGTTACTGTGTGTTCTTCGCTTCAGATAAAACGAAAACCGCTGTCGTTTGCAGCGTTTGCCGTGGCCGCTGCGTTCGTTTCGGCAGCCGGAGCAGCGACCGACGGTTCGAAAGGGGACTTGTTGCTTTACCGCATCGGCCCCACGACGTCGGAACTGTACATCGCGAATGCCGATGGCAGCGACGAACACCGGTTGATCGCGTCCGGCGGCTTCGACTACCACGGTTCGTTTTCGCCGGACGGCAAATGGGTCGTGTTCACGTCGGAGCGCGACGGTCTTGGTCATGCAAGCCTGTATCGCGTGCGGATAGACGGGACCGGCCTGCAGCGTTTGACGGACTGGACCGGTGTGAGCGATGCGGCCGTCTACGACCCGGCCGATCCGGACGTGATTGCATTTGTATCGTCGCGTCGCGATAACGACACCTGGGGCACGACCAACATCTGGACGCTGAACCTGAAGACTGGCGCCTTGCACAACGTGACGGGCGACATCCGCTTCGATCCGGACAAGCCGCATAGCTTCTTCCGGCCGTCGTGGTCGCCGGACGGCAAATGGATCGCGTTTTCTTCCGATCTCGGCACCGAGTGGCGCGGTCACAACTTGCCGGTTGGCTGGGAGCGCACGCAGGAAACGGCCATCTATGAGATTCGTCCGGACGGTACGGGATTCCGACAGATCGCGGCGCGTGCGGGCTACGCCGACGGATCGCCGTCGTGGTCGAACGACGGCAAGCAGATCGTGTTTTATGAAACCCCGGTGGAATCGACCTGGGGTGCGCACCGCCCGGAAGCGATCGGCAAGGTGAGCTCGCAGATCGTGCAGGTGGACGTCGCGACCGGCGTGCGCAAGCAGCTGACCGATACGCCGGGATTCAAGGTGTTCCCGCAATATGTTGGCGCGACCGACGTCGCATATCACGTCAAGAACGGCGCAGCCGAAGGGTTGTATACGACCGGCGGGCAGTCCCGTGCGACGGCGGGCAGCGGTATTCGCTCGCCGCGTTATTCGGCGGACGGCAAGAAGGTTGTCTACGAGAAAGTCGTGTACAGCAAACCGTTCCACCCGAACGGTATGCCGCTATATCGCTTCGATCCGCAATGGAACTATCGCTTCGTCGACGTGTTCCCGCAGTTGTCGCGCGACGGAAAATCGCTCGTGTACACGGAGAAGGCGGTCGGCTCGTCGATCGTCGTCGCGGATACCGACTTCAGTCATGCGCGCCACATCTACGATCCGGCGACGAGCGGTCTGGATCCCAAGCTGGTCGCAATGGGCCTCGCGGGTGCGTTCCAGCCGACGTGGTCGCCGGACAAGCAGTGGGTTGCGTTTGGCGTGGGCAGCTGGTTCTTCACGCGAGCCCATATGCCCGGCCGCATCGCGCGCATCAGGGCCGACGGCAGCATGAACGGCAAGCCGGAGATCCTGACCGACGGCAAGGAGAACGCGGGCTTCCCGAGCTATTCGCCGGACGGCACGCGCATCGTCTATCGCGTGTGGAGCGAGACCGACAAGGGCCTGCGAATTCTCGATCTGAACACGCGTAAGACGATGGTGCTGACCACCGAGCCCGACAATCTCCCCGGCTGGTCGCCGGACGGCACGAGGATCGTGTTCACGCGCAAGGAGGTGAACCCGAACGACGCGAACAAGTTTCACTTCGACGTGTACACGATCAAGCCGGATGGCACCGACGTGCGCCGCTTGACGCCGCCGGGCGCCAACCAGGCTCACGCGACGTGGACATGGGACGGGCGCATCGCGTACAGCTCGGGCGAGTACGGATTTCGCGACGAGCTGTCGCTGTACGACGACACGTTCCAGCCGGACGGCCAGAACTGGGTGATGAATGCGGACGGTAGCGACCGGCATGCGATTACCGATACGCTGTGGGAAGACTCGATGCCGCTTTATATTCCGAAGCTTTAAAGCGGTTCGTGCTGGGTCTCGGGCACTGCGGGTTCGACGCGCAGTGCCTTTTTTTATTGGCGTTGCCATATTGGTCGGAAATCGAGCGACAAGAGCATTTGAATACGCTGCTGCGCGTCGTTGTGCCGATATGGGCGGTCAGGCTCGACTCAATTACGGAGTCAACGTCGCCCGCAATCGTTCGATTCTGGCGGTCGGCGGTCCGGTCCGCCCGACGTGCCCAACGGAGCGGCCAGCGGCAAAGACCTTGATGAGGTCTACGCTCGCAAGGTCATGTCGGAGAAGCGCGTCACGCTGTCGTAACAAGGACGCAATTGCCGATGCAGGCAGCGGCGTCCGGGGCTGCCCGGCGAAAGCAACGTCGCAATCGGCGATTCGGTGTCCGGCGCGATCCGGGGCATCGACGTAGAACGCGGCCGGCAATCGTCGGCAGGCGACGTGGCAGCGCTTCAGAACTTGTGCACGACTCCGAAAATCGCACCGCGTGCATTCGATCCCGGCGCAACCGTCACGCCTGCATAGGCAGTGCCGTTCAGCGCGAACGCGGCCTTGTTGCGATTGTCGATGAATGCGGCCGACACATACAGCGTGGTCCGCTTCGACAGGTAATGCTCGTAAGTCATGCCGACTTGCTGGGCATTGTTGCCGTTGCCCGTGCGGTCATGAACGTAACCGTACATCAGCACGAGCTGATCGGCCGGGCCGAACAGCCAGGAGCCCGAGGCTTCGTACGAGTCGCGCTTCACGCTGTTGTCCGTCTGCTTCTCGGTGTGGTATGCGCCGAAAAGCCGGGCGTTGCCGATGCCGTACGACACACCGGCGTTGAACACCTTCAGCGTCGATGTTCCTGACGCGTTCTGCGCCTGCTCGTATCCGGCGGCAATGCGAAACGGACCATTCTCATAGCGCGCAGCCGCGTTATAGAACTGGATACCGTTGGTCGGCTTCGTCGCCGAATCACGCATCGCCACCATGAACTGCGCGGTCAGCCCGTGAAAGTTCGGCGTGAAATACGCGATCGCGTTGCTGACGCGAATCGTCAGGCTGTTGAAATTGAGCATCGGCGAGCCCATGCTCATCACCGCAACGGGATCGAGCTCCGGATTCAGGAAGATGTATTGCGGCGTGTTTTGCAAGCCGAAGCGTAGTTCGCCGAATCCGCCGGATAGTCCGATCCATGCCTGGCGATTGAAAGCCGCGGTTCCGTTCGCGGCGGCGCCTGACACGCCGGAAAATCCCTGCTCGAGCTGAAAGTTCACATGCAAGCCGCCACCGATGTCTTCGCTGCCTTTGAACCCGTACCGGCTCGCGAACAGGCCGCCGGAGGTCATCCGTGCGACGGCGCCGTTGCCGCCGTTCTGGTATTCGATCGCGTCATCGATGACGCCATAGAGCGTCACTGACGACTGGGCAAGGACAGGCTGCATCAGTGCAGCCGACATCGCGCCGGCTAAAGCGACAAGAGGTTTGCGCATCGTGCGTTCCATGTTGTTCATCGAGGCGGATAACCGCGTCTGCACGCGGTTGCACGCGAATCAGAAATGAAGTTCCGCGACGAACATCGGCACCGATGTCTGCGTGGTCCCCGGTTGTTCCGAAGCCGGCGTGCCGTACATGTTGTGCCAGTACTCGTAGCCGATGCCCGCATAGATCGTGCGCGGATGGCCGACGAACGATCCGACGTCCGCCATGAGATAAGCGCGCGTGAGAAACTCGGTGGTCGTGCGCACGCCGAAGCCATCTTTCCCCTTCGGCCCCGTCACGCTCGCGAAGCCTTTGAACACCAGCGGGACCGGGCCGAGACGGAACGGATAAAGCCACGAACTCTCGAAGTGCACGGCCGGGTTGAAGTGAACGTCGACGTTCGTAATGCCGTCGTGGTTGCTCTCGGTGCGCACGCCAAGCGTCATATTCCAGAAGCCGCGCGGAATCGCGAATTCGATGGTCGCGCCGGCCACGAACATCCGGGCCCGTTCCGCGTAGGCGTCGTTCTTCGTACCGAACTCGTAGCCGAGCGTCACTCCGACGTCGCGGACGAATCCGTACGAAAACTGCCGGTTGAAAATCCTGCTGGCACTGAGCGACACGCGGCCGACGCTATAGACTTCCTGCGCACCGCCGGACCCGGGCGTCGGGTAGCCGTACTGATTCGTCGGGCCCGCCTCTGGGTTGGCCATGTTCGACACGAGGTAGTCGACGTTGAACGCATAACTGCCGTACCGGAATCCACCGGTCGTCGTGAGGAAGCCGATGTTCTGCGTGACCTTCGCCGGTGCGCCTGTCGCCGTTCGCACGCCCGGGTAGTAGAAATTGGTGCCGACGCGGTAACCGATATACGTATCGTTCCATGAGGTCGGCGCACTGACCTGCGCGGGCGGCGACAGCGGTGCAGTCAGCGTGCTCGCCTGCGACAGCGTGACGGGCGTCGCGGACTGTGCCGCTGGGTCGGCTGGCGCTGGTCTTTCGGCCTGCGCAAGTCGTGCGGCGTCGCTCGCTGCGTCGAGGCCCGGTAGTGTTTCGGCTGCATGCGCCGGACCGGCGATACCGCCGAGCACGGCGATGCCGAGCAGCCGCGCGCGGATAGCGGTGGATTTTTTCATGTCTCCTTCCACATTTCGTTGATATGCAGGAAGCGGTCGATTCACGACTCTGAATTTTTCGTAACACGGTGACGGCGCTCGACGATGTCGACGCGCAGGATGGTCGCCGTGGACCGCAATGTATGCGATGCCGGTTTGAATGCCTTTACACAAAAGTTAGATTCGCTGGCACTTTTCTCCGGTATCCGCGTCCGGGTAAATATCAGGTCGCACATGCGCGGAATGTGTGAAACGATTGGCCGTTTTCTGGTCGAACGTTCGAAGTCGCGCGATGAAAGATCAGCATCAAAAGCACAGCAGTAGCGCAAGGCAGACCACGGTGCCGAGGGTCCGGCTCTATGTGGAACGCCCCGAGGACGAGAACTGGTTCGTGCACGTCGGCCACGTGACCGAGCGCGGCCGCTGGCGCACCGAGCCGCATGCGCACCCGGCGTATGGACAGGTGATTTTCGTGTTGCGCGGGCGCGGCGTGATGAACCTGGAAGGAAGCAGCGTGCCATTCGAAGGGCCGTGCGCGCTGCTGCTGCCGACGGAGTGCGTGCACGGTCTGGACTATGAAGTGGACGTGGACCGCTGGGTAGTCACGATCGACGACGCGTATCTCCGCCAGATCAACGCGGAGCTGCGCGAATTCTGCACGCTGTGGTCGGCGCCCCGTCTGATTCCGCTCGCCGGTTCTACGCAAACCGGCATCGAGTTGTATCGGTTGATCGGCGATCTGAAGCGGGAAGCCGAATCGCATGCGGTAGGACACATCGCCGGCACGCGCGCGCTGCTGACGATGCTGCTGCTGTTGCTCGTCAGGGAAGCGCAGCTCGATCAGCGGGTCGCCGACGGTGAAACGCGCAACGACTTTCGCGTTGTCGACCGTTTTCGCAAGCTGATCGATCAGCACTATCAATCGAACCTCTCGCTGCAGGACTATGCATCGATGATGGCGATCTCGCCGGTCCAGCTGCGCGCCGCATGCGCGTCGGCGGTCGCGCAAAGCCCGACGAAGATGATTCGCGCGCGCATCGTGACCGAAGCGAAGCGCAAACTGATTTTCGGCGACATGTCGGTCGAACAGATCGCGTTCGATCTCGGCTTTGCCGATGCCGCGTACTTCACGCGCTTCTTTCGCCGCGAAGTGGGGCAAACGCCGAGCCAGTTTCGTGTGAGCGCCCGCCAGCAGGCGGAAGGCACATTGCCGCAATAAGTCGCGGGCGGCCGGCAGCCGGATGCC
The sequence above is a segment of the Burkholderia multivorans ATCC BAA-247 genome. Coding sequences within it:
- a CDS encoding protocatechuate 4,5-dioxygenase subunit beta, giving the protein MAKIVFGMAVPHSGMLGQAPEDWLKNGERDRANPELWFRNRTWTYPELEAHRGAAFEPYLTLEERRARAARCRAALDAMAAAYRDARIDVAIILGKDQKEIFTHQSPSIAIYSGAEVHNGPPQRAVYAPDRHVTHRCHPQLAAWLIERFQREGFDLTDLFAWPDNVWMKPLPDYPVVPHAYSFVYHQIMSDDPPPHVPVLMNCFYPPTQPSMSRCIAFGDVLRDALNAWPEDVRIGIFASGGLSHFVNDEEFDHRILKMLADYDYDGLAAIDNRAYQSGTSEIKLYASVMKAMEKTGAPMTLVDYVPCWRTPAGTGEGMGFMYWRAAD
- a CDS encoding ABC transporter substrate-binding protein, yielding MLIRKVPLKIAIAEYPHTAAIRNGSIPIEGVQAEFVTVKPQIGAFRRMVRDVEFDVCELAPTTYLIARAFGAPFVALPVFVTRTFHHGGLLVRPDANVRTPNDLEGKKVGVRAYSVTTGVWTRQVLIDEYGVDVSKVTWVVDDEEHVTQLKLPPNVVHAANGTSLADMMASGELAAGFAAAVGIGRTGNPTGGWKEVEADYPELFPNARELEADYYACTGIYPMHGTIVVKDSVLGEHPWIAKSLYDAFAQAKKEWLARLDAGEVAGPSDNKYLRMREIVGHDPLPYGLHDNIKTIEALEATAFKQGLTPRRMSIDELFVDPQA
- a CDS encoding helix-turn-helix domain-containing protein, coding for MPRVRLYVERPEDENWFVHVGHVTERGRWRTEPHAHPAYGQVIFVLRGRGVMNLEGSSVPFEGPCALLLPTECVHGLDYEVDVDRWVVTIDDAYLRQINAELREFCTLWSAPRLIPLAGSTQTGIELYRLIGDLKREAESHAVGHIAGTRALLTMLLLLLVREAQLDQRVADGETRNDFRVVDRFRKLIDQHYQSNLSLQDYASMMAISPVQLRAACASAVAQSPTKMIRARIVTEAKRKLIFGDMSVEQIAFDLGFADAAYFTRFFRREVGQTPSQFRVSARQQAEGTLPQ
- a CDS encoding porin, with the protein product MKRTSLAAVVMLSACAYQAAHAQSSVTLYGVVDNGIEYQSGGAGHVVRASSGGLFATVYGFVGHEDLGGGLRVNFQLEQGFSAVNGAPQNSADAFNRLAWVGMSGRFGELRIGRQKKPQYQYLDGEIDPLAAKSIASPLNDFDDVSVRASNAITWFTPAWHGLTAQFLVAMRDSTTTPSNGLQSYNVVVKYVNGPWHIAAGYDRQDNAAGTSVQNVFTAATSLKVAAARFYLVYHTETQTDHSQNEATWSASVSWQINPTNEVAALYGYLHDRTGNGNNAQQFGLAYEYLLSKSSILYVAAGLIDNRRRAAYGLNGTEYSGVDVTPGATARGVIVGLTHKF
- a CDS encoding porin, producing MERTMRKPLVALAGAMSAALMQPVLAQSSVTLYGVIDDAIEYQNGGNGAVARMTSGGLFASRYGFKGSEDIGGGLHVNFQLEQGFSGVSGAAANGTAAFNRQAWIGLSGGFGELRFGLQNTPQYIFLNPELDPVAVMSMGSPMLNFNSLTIRVSNAIAYFTPNFHGLTAQFMVAMRDSATKPTNGIQFYNAAARYENGPFRIAAGYEQAQNASGTSTLKVFNAGVSYGIGNARLFGAYHTEKQTDNSVKRDSYEASGSWLFGPADQLVLMYGYVHDRTGNGNNAQQVGMTYEHYLSKRTTLYVSAAFIDNRNKAAFALNGTAYAGVTVAPGSNARGAIFGVVHKF
- a CDS encoding MFS transporter, which gives rise to MKTRQMETAKPGHRSGSNHWFILGLLALGVLISFVDRSSISSALADASFVTRFSLTSIDRGWINAAFFWSYGLFQVPMGWVADRYGVKWPYAICFALWCIATALTGAVSTLAGLVVMRLVIGVAEAIVIPASYRWIRNNFDERRNGLAVGLLAMGNKLGPAIGAPVAAWVIVAWSWKAMFVATGLLGLLWLAPWLLLVRNDLPSRESLRHARRTARSVSLGSVLASPVVWGGMITNFCYGYFTFYSMTWMPAYLVEQRGLSLAQSGLYTFFSFVGIAVVAALAGWAADLVIARGGNPLVVRKSFTIAGFCGGSTVLLGAYAHSLDMALFWNVLSLSLLGFTTANNLVLSRLTLIPREAIGLVTGVQQVATSLAGGVAASLSGWLLHVSNSYDLPMMVILVFLLIGAVATLTLFRPEWAPKVSMAPRPLREA